In uncultured Bacteroides sp., the following proteins share a genomic window:
- a CDS encoding glycosyltransferase — protein MKILFLVFHGFSESSGISKKIVNQVKGLRNNGHQVDLCHYDVLPNGHRCRMINNEILEDYGCGKLASLKKRICYNAIYKYIVEHNIQMVYMRSNHNANPFTIHFMHKLKSQRIKVVMEIPTYPYDQEYKGFSFKDQLELKMDQLFRRSLVHELYRICTFSDCESIFGTKTIKISNGIDFDSTPIKKFLRKNPNSFNLIGVAEVHYWHGFDRVIAGIGEYYQQKHDRDVFFHIVGGVGEESEMPVFKEIIERYGIEKQIIFHGQLFGEALDDIFEDADFGIASLGRHRSGITNIKTLKNREYAARGIPFIYSEIDDDFDGMPYILKAPADDSPTDIKILINFFYALNISPTNIRNSVQHLSWTNQMNKVLIETSDEQNCLHNNFS, from the coding sequence ATGAAAATCTTATTCCTAGTATTTCATGGATTTTCAGAATCAAGCGGAATTAGCAAAAAAATAGTCAATCAGGTTAAAGGTTTACGAAATAACGGACATCAAGTAGACCTATGCCACTATGATGTACTGCCAAATGGACACCGTTGCAGAATGATCAATAATGAAATATTGGAGGATTATGGTTGCGGGAAACTGGCTTCATTAAAAAAACGGATTTGTTACAACGCAATTTATAAATATATTGTAGAACACAACATTCAGATGGTATACATGCGTTCCAATCATAATGCGAATCCTTTTACAATCCATTTTATGCATAAATTAAAGAGTCAAAGAATAAAGGTGGTAATGGAAATTCCTACTTATCCTTATGATCAGGAATATAAAGGATTCTCGTTTAAGGATCAATTGGAATTAAAAATGGATCAACTTTTCCGCCGTTCTTTAGTTCATGAATTATATCGAATTTGCACGTTTTCTGATTGTGAATCTATTTTCGGAACAAAAACGATCAAAATATCAAATGGAATAGATTTTGACTCAACACCCATAAAAAAGTTTTTGCGTAAAAATCCAAATTCGTTCAATCTCATCGGAGTAGCCGAGGTGCATTATTGGCATGGATTTGACCGTGTAATAGCTGGCATTGGAGAGTATTATCAGCAAAAGCATGATCGTGATGTTTTTTTTCATATTGTTGGTGGAGTTGGAGAAGAATCCGAAATGCCTGTTTTTAAAGAGATAATTGAAAGGTATGGAATAGAAAAACAAATTATTTTTCACGGACAATTATTTGGTGAAGCTCTTGATGATATTTTTGAAGATGCAGATTTTGGTATCGCAAGTTTAGGGCGCCACCGCAGTGGAATAACCAATATAAAAACTCTTAAAAATAGAGAATATGCAGCAAGAGGGATCCCATTTATTTATTCTGAAATTGATGATGATTTTGATGGTATGCCATACATACTTAAAGCTCCAGCTGACGATTCCCCTACCGACATTAAAATATTGATTAATTTTTTTTATGCCCTAAACATCAGTCCAACTAATATTAGAAATTCAGTTCAACATTTATCCTGGACTAATCAAATGAATAAAGTCTTAATTGAAACATCTGATGAACAAAATTGTCTCCATAATAATTTTTCATAA
- a CDS encoding glycosyltransferase family 4 protein, protein MNVAIVTSGILPVPPVKGGAVENLVKFYLDYNEIQNTDVEFTVYSVFDEGFSNNTYQEYKKTRFVFIKTHTFFSKIRQLLFKYTKRNLYYHHSWEYFVSEVSNRIKHERFDAIVVENRPGFVLPLSKCSDAKLILHLHNDMLNKDTKDASEILKLYTKVLTVSNYIKERVDTIMPTDKVKVVYNGIDLEKFKSPFHSEINRKNFHLSEDDFVVVYTGRIESIKGVKELLEAFSLLSDYEKIKLLIVGGGNGNINEGKFFSEMNELASSMPEQVFFTGFQPYEKISSILSFCDLAVVPSIWEDPFPTTVLESLAAGLPLIVTRSGGIPEAVNENCAIILERDHNLITNIAESVLKLYNDKCKRHFMSIHAKNRSFSFDKEKYAFDLLSGL, encoded by the coding sequence ATGAATGTTGCAATTGTTACATCGGGAATTTTGCCTGTGCCCCCTGTTAAAGGAGGTGCAGTTGAGAATTTAGTGAAATTTTATTTAGATTATAATGAAATACAGAATACTGATGTTGAATTTACTGTATATAGTGTTTTTGACGAAGGCTTTTCTAATAACACATATCAAGAGTACAAAAAAACAAGATTCGTTTTTATCAAGACCCATACTTTTTTTTCAAAGATAAGACAGCTCTTATTTAAATACACAAAGCGTAATTTATATTATCATCATTCCTGGGAATATTTTGTATCAGAGGTTTCTAACAGAATTAAACATGAAAGGTTTGATGCAATAGTTGTTGAGAATCGTCCGGGATTTGTTCTCCCATTATCAAAATGTTCTGATGCAAAATTAATACTTCACTTGCATAATGATATGCTGAATAAAGACACTAAAGATGCTTCTGAAATACTTAAATTATATACAAAGGTACTTACTGTTTCTAACTATATAAAAGAGAGAGTAGATACCATTATGCCAACTGATAAAGTTAAGGTGGTGTATAATGGCATTGATCTCGAAAAGTTTAAGAGTCCTTTTCATTCAGAAATTAATCGAAAGAACTTTCATTTATCTGAAGATGATTTTGTTGTTGTTTATACAGGTAGAATTGAATCTATAAAAGGGGTGAAAGAATTGCTTGAGGCTTTTTCATTGTTATCTGATTATGAGAAAATAAAACTTTTGATTGTTGGAGGAGGTAATGGTAATATTAATGAAGGCAAGTTTTTCTCAGAAATGAATGAATTAGCTTCTTCAATGCCTGAACAAGTTTTCTTTACGGGTTTTCAACCTTATGAGAAAATTTCATCAATTTTGAGCTTTTGCGATCTTGCTGTTGTTCCTTCAATATGGGAGGATCCTTTTCCTACAACTGTTTTAGAAAGTTTAGCTGCAGGATTACCTCTGATTGTAACTCGTTCTGGTGGAATTCCTGAGGCTGTCAATGAAAATTGTGCTATTATTCTCGAAAGAGATCATAATCTTATTACCAATATAGCAGAATCAGTTTTAAAATTATATAATGACAAATGTAAAAGGCATTTTATGTCAATTCATGCAAAGAATCGTTCTTTTTCTTTTGATAAAGAAAAGTATGCTTTTGACTTATTATCTGGATTGTAA
- a CDS encoding glycosyltransferase produces the protein MKRNLPQISIIIPVYNVEIYLSRCINSILSQTFSNFEILLIDDGSKDKSGEICDEYTKKDNRIRVFHKKNEGVSSARNVGLDKANGEWITFVDSDDWIEEKCLEVILKHATKNALDCIQFSYKRINDKGEIFEINSAQTPILDLNNYINMGKFSVCAGGTMFKRDIIDNNNIRFIEGLKLAEDQIFILTIICSCKRLQRIPNMFYCYYLNENSATQKPKFIDICKSIIDLDTFKYRMRFQSYIDTMILKFIFVSLKQNNCNIMTLYRTLKKTKVNAAAIRVDFTRYWLLKKMWKHNLIIALLLIRLNDKLISLWNNIKK, from the coding sequence ATGAAAAGAAATCTCCCCCAAATAAGTATCATCATTCCTGTATATAATGTGGAAATATATTTATCAAGATGTATCAATAGCATTCTATCACAAACTTTTTCTAATTTTGAGATCCTTTTAATTGACGATGGAAGCAAAGATAAATCTGGAGAAATTTGTGATGAATATACAAAAAAAGACAATAGAATACGTGTATTTCATAAAAAAAATGAAGGAGTAAGTTCTGCAAGAAATGTTGGGCTTGATAAAGCAAACGGCGAATGGATTACATTTGTTGATTCGGATGATTGGATAGAAGAAAAATGCTTAGAAGTAATTCTTAAGCACGCTACAAAAAATGCATTGGATTGTATCCAGTTCTCGTATAAAAGAATTAATGATAAAGGAGAAATATTTGAAATTAATTCTGCACAAACACCAATATTAGATTTAAATAATTATATCAATATGGGGAAATTTTCTGTCTGTGCAGGAGGCACAATGTTTAAAAGGGATATTATAGACAACAATAATATTCGTTTTATTGAAGGTTTAAAATTAGCAGAAGACCAGATATTCATTCTAACAATAATATGCTCATGCAAAAGATTGCAACGAATCCCAAATATGTTTTACTGCTATTATTTAAATGAAAATTCAGCAACTCAAAAACCTAAGTTTATTGATATTTGTAAATCAATAATCGACTTAGATACATTTAAGTACAGAATGAGATTTCAATCATATATTGACACAATGATTCTGAAATTTATTTTTGTATCTTTAAAGCAGAATAATTGTAATATAATGACTCTTTATAGAACACTAAAAAAAACAAAAGTTAATGCAGCTGCAATTAGGGTCGATTTTACAAGATATTGGTTATTAAAAAAAATGTGGAAGCATAATTTAATTATCGCACTATTACTAATAAGACTCAACGATAAATTAATATCTTTGTGGAATAATATAAAAAAATAG
- a CDS encoding glycosyltransferase: MNPTLSIIVPVYKVEKYIHKCISSILNQTFTDFELILIDDGSPDNCGAICDDYAKEDIRVIVIHQKNQGLSAARNAGLDIAKGKYITFVDSDDSISIDTYYDNMEILSKDISIDVLEYPYQKVYNNRIELVTDPVNHIYGYSKNFRYWALESNKGPNVWSKIFKRHIFENIRFPYGKVYEDLYILPEISERVHHLYVSDKGKYSYLIRKESISNGDYPLKREQPLEKQLDHYDAWLKVNEILKQRKTYSLKLINNFYRIISAFIFTEIDYPNYNYSIYENQFNHFKFKTRQIINSQLTLKQKIKLLLIKFIGIKKMIILNRLKNKTSYIK; the protein is encoded by the coding sequence ATGAATCCAACATTAAGCATAATAGTACCAGTATATAAAGTAGAAAAATATATACACAAATGCATTTCAAGCATTCTGAATCAAACATTTACTGATTTTGAATTAATTCTAATCGACGATGGTTCTCCTGATAATTGCGGGGCTATTTGTGATGATTATGCAAAAGAGGATATCAGAGTTATTGTGATTCATCAGAAGAACCAAGGTTTGAGTGCCGCCAGAAATGCTGGACTTGATATTGCTAAAGGGAAATATATAACTTTTGTTGACTCTGACGATAGTATCTCTATAGATACATATTATGACAATATGGAAATCTTATCCAAAGATATAAGTATTGATGTATTAGAATATCCATATCAAAAAGTATATAATAATAGAATAGAATTAGTAACAGATCCTGTTAATCATATATATGGGTATTCAAAAAATTTTCGATATTGGGCTTTAGAGTCAAATAAAGGCCCAAATGTATGGAGTAAAATCTTTAAAAGACATATTTTTGAAAATATCAGATTTCCATATGGAAAAGTCTATGAAGATTTATATATATTGCCTGAAATATCGGAAAGAGTACACCATTTATATGTATCAGATAAAGGGAAATATTCCTACTTAATTAGAAAAGAGTCGATAAGTAATGGAGATTATCCATTAAAAAGAGAACAACCTCTTGAAAAACAATTGGATCACTATGACGCATGGTTAAAAGTCAATGAAATTTTAAAACAGAGAAAAACATACAGCTTAAAGCTAATAAATAATTTCTACCGAATTATTTCTGCTTTTATATTCACTGAAATTGATTATCCTAATTACAATTATAGCATATATGAAAATCAATTTAATCATTTCAAGTTTAAAACCAGACAAATAATTAATTCACAATTAACTCTAAAGCAAAAGATAAAACTATTATTGATAAAATTTATCGGAATAAAAAAAATGATTATTCTAAATCGTTTGAAAAATAAAACAAGTTACATAAAATAA
- a CDS encoding sugar transporter, producing the protein MKESRLHKSILNARVNLIFYFITLALSFFSRKIFLGCLGADFVGLTSTIGNLLGFLNLAELGVGSAIGYVLYKPIYENSHNEINEIISVFGYIYRKIGLIILAVGLILGCFLPLIFAKTSFNLGLIYFAYFSFLASSLISYFINYRETLLGADQRNYVIVGYLQTSLVIKSLVQMCLAYYTKNYYYWVIIELAFGFLFSIVLNKKIDQTYPWLSTNIKKGKLLFKQYPEVMKYTKQLFVHKIATFVLSQTSPFLVFAFSSLKSVAFYSNYTLITDKISGLINNILGSTGAGVGNLVAEGDEKKIKKIFWELTSIRYFVAGTFIFSLYHLIEPFISLWLGNNYVMDKSILILILANSFIMQTRGTIDQYLYGYGLFSDVWAPLTEATLNLSIAIICGYFWGIEGVLMGPLVSMTLIVCIWKPCFLYSKGFKTSSWSYWLTLSKYFLIITSAWILSRIIFKSILTINPASSYKLWIIYALITTSIYSIISFIMMYTFTKGIRDFSYRMIKKIRR; encoded by the coding sequence ATGAAAGAATCCAGATTACATAAAAGCATTTTAAACGCTAGAGTTAACCTGATTTTCTATTTTATAACTTTGGCACTGTCTTTTTTTTCACGTAAAATATTTTTAGGTTGCTTAGGTGCTGATTTTGTAGGACTAACAAGTACTATAGGAAACCTTCTAGGTTTCTTAAATTTAGCAGAACTAGGCGTCGGAAGTGCCATAGGATATGTGCTCTATAAGCCTATCTATGAAAATAGCCACAATGAAATAAATGAAATAATATCTGTTTTTGGATATATTTATAGAAAAATCGGACTAATCATTCTCGCTGTAGGATTAATTTTAGGATGTTTTCTGCCATTAATATTCGCTAAAACAAGTTTTAACTTAGGCCTTATTTATTTTGCATACTTTTCTTTTCTTGCCTCTTCTTTAATTAGCTATTTTATAAATTATAGGGAAACATTATTAGGTGCCGATCAAAGAAACTATGTTATTGTAGGCTACCTTCAAACATCTCTTGTAATTAAATCTTTAGTGCAGATGTGTCTTGCCTATTACACCAAAAACTATTATTACTGGGTTATAATAGAACTAGCTTTTGGATTCTTATTTAGTATAGTGCTTAATAAGAAAATTGATCAGACATATCCCTGGCTTTCAACTAATATAAAGAAAGGGAAACTCTTGTTCAAGCAATATCCGGAGGTTATGAAATACACCAAACAACTTTTTGTACATAAAATAGCTACCTTTGTATTATCACAAACCTCTCCATTCCTAGTTTTCGCCTTTTCTTCATTAAAATCAGTTGCTTTTTACTCTAATTACACCTTAATAACAGATAAAATAAGCGGATTAATTAATAATATTTTAGGAAGTACGGGAGCAGGTGTTGGCAACCTTGTTGCAGAAGGAGATGAAAAGAAAATAAAAAAAATATTTTGGGAATTAACATCCATTCGCTATTTTGTAGCCGGAACATTTATTTTTTCTTTGTATCATTTAATTGAGCCTTTTATTTCTTTATGGTTAGGAAATAATTATGTTATGGACAAATCAATATTGATCCTTATTCTTGCAAACTCATTTATAATGCAAACCCGAGGCACTATTGATCAATATCTTTATGGCTATGGATTATTTAGTGATGTATGGGCACCTTTAACAGAGGCTACTCTTAATCTAAGTATAGCTATAATTTGTGGATATTTTTGGGGTATCGAAGGTGTTTTAATGGGACCTCTGGTCAGTATGACACTTATTGTATGTATATGGAAACCTTGCTTTTTATATAGTAAAGGATTCAAAACATCTTCGTGGAGTTACTGGCTTACTCTCTCTAAATACTTTCTGATTATAACTTCAGCATGGATTTTATCTCGTATAATCTTTAAGTCAATACTAACTATTAACCCTGCAAGTTCTTATAAATTATGGATTATATATGCACTTATAACTACATCAATATATTCTATTATTAGTTTCATAATGATGTATACATTCACAAAGGGAATTAGAGATTTTAGCTATCGTATGATAAAAAAAATAAGAAGATGA